A single Gallaecimonas xiamenensis 3-C-1 DNA region contains:
- a CDS encoding PilX N-terminal domain-containing pilus assembly protein, translating to MKRNQGGLVLFVALIFLLIITILGVALLTNSSMDVKMAGAASDRTEALQTANGVLDDVIMNAGTSEAFLKSTGDYNNGLAVNTGLTDEGGNARQAVVHFDVEASCPRSENGTGTDTFVCRHFHDVSEVTFGRRNLGRLEVTNGVSQPLIAPTGS from the coding sequence ATGAAGCGTAACCAAGGCGGCCTGGTGCTCTTTGTGGCCCTGATCTTTTTGCTGATCATCACCATTCTCGGTGTGGCCCTGCTGACCAACAGCTCCATGGACGTAAAGATGGCGGGGGCGGCCAGCGATAGGACCGAAGCCCTACAAACGGCCAATGGCGTGTTGGACGATGTGATCATGAATGCCGGTACCTCCGAGGCCTTCCTCAAGAGCACCGGCGATTACAACAATGGCTTGGCCGTCAACACTGGCCTGACCGACGAAGGGGGTAATGCCCGTCAGGCGGTGGTGCATTTTGACGTGGAGGCCAGCTGCCCACGCAGCGAGAACGGCACCGGCACCGACACCTTCGTATGCCGCCATTTTCACGATGTATCAGAAGTGACCTTCGGGCGGCGCAACCTGGGCCGGCTGGAGGTGACCAACGGCGTTTCCCAACCGCTGATCGCGCCGACAGGAAGCTAA
- a CDS encoding PilW family protein, translating into MSKERGFSLIELMVAMTLGLVMAAAISAVFVASKRGVRSTEQVGELQENASFALRLIGEDLRQANHLGPMTGTPLVVGLNTELSGVVVGSDCLGGGVNNGTLPRDTAPAGSFQMLWGGIAADGVMGCLSGAVAGTDILQIKRLAGPMATAATWRSDRLYMLANPNRARFWPGTTAGQFPPPINNGEYWPYLHHVYYIANETRGSLTVPVLKRRFLTIDATGPHMADEALVEGIERFHVMYGIDTDQDAMANFYASADAIADADWIGTAGQKVVSARLYILARTLTADRDFDGNFSYQLGDQAAYAPNDHFRRLLLQTTITLPNPQYQQISL; encoded by the coding sequence ATGAGCAAAGAGCGCGGCTTTTCTCTTATTGAATTGATGGTAGCCATGACCCTGGGGTTGGTGATGGCAGCGGCCATTTCGGCGGTGTTCGTGGCCTCCAAGCGGGGCGTGCGCTCCACCGAGCAGGTGGGGGAACTGCAGGAGAACGCCAGTTTTGCCCTGCGGCTTATCGGTGAGGACCTGCGCCAGGCCAACCACCTGGGGCCCATGACCGGTACCCCCTTGGTGGTGGGGCTCAACACCGAATTGAGTGGGGTTGTGGTGGGCTCAGACTGCCTGGGGGGTGGTGTTAACAACGGCACCCTGCCCAGAGACACGGCGCCGGCTGGAAGTTTCCAAATGCTTTGGGGCGGCATAGCCGCTGACGGTGTCATGGGCTGCCTTTCCGGCGCCGTGGCCGGTACCGACATCCTGCAAATCAAGCGCCTGGCTGGCCCCATGGCCACCGCAGCTACCTGGCGCAGCGATCGTCTCTATATGCTGGCCAACCCCAACAGGGCCCGCTTTTGGCCCGGCACCACAGCCGGCCAGTTCCCCCCGCCGATCAACAATGGTGAATATTGGCCCTACCTGCACCACGTCTACTACATCGCCAACGAGACCAGGGGCAGTCTCACCGTACCTGTGCTCAAGCGCAGATTTTTGACAATTGATGCCACGGGCCCGCACATGGCGGACGAGGCGCTGGTTGAGGGGATAGAGCGTTTTCATGTCATGTATGGGATCGATACCGATCAAGATGCCATGGCGAATTTTTACGCAAGTGCCGACGCTATAGCCGATGCGGACTGGATAGGGACGGCCGGGCAGAAAGTGGTGTCGGCGCGCCTCTACATACTGGCGCGCACCCTGACAGCGGATCGGGATTTTGACGGCAATTTCAGCTATCAGCTGGGCGATCAGGCGGCCTATGCCCCCAACGATCATTTCCGTCGCCTCCTGCTGCAGACCACCATCACCCTGCCCAATCCCCAATATCAACAGATCAGTCTTTAG
- the pilV gene encoding type IV pilus modification protein PilV, protein MFEGTCRRNSRGFSLLEVLVALVVLSFGILGAVAMQLAAKRGSFGALERTQAMSLANDYIERARSNPLTIASYAGTMGYGQTVAVASKCARAAVCDSAALAAWDKYQWHQELQGIRTKEGNASIPLLQNAVGCVSVANNLMTVTLSWEGIQATSDGAIDGNCGTASTRRRQLQVKSVVW, encoded by the coding sequence GTGTTTGAGGGAACCTGTCGTCGAAACTCCAGGGGCTTTTCGTTATTGGAAGTGCTGGTGGCACTGGTGGTATTGAGCTTCGGCATCTTGGGTGCCGTGGCCATGCAACTGGCGGCCAAACGCGGCAGTTTCGGAGCCCTGGAACGCACCCAGGCCATGAGCCTGGCCAACGACTACATAGAGCGGGCGCGCAGCAACCCGCTTACCATCGCTTCTTATGCCGGCACCATGGGTTATGGCCAAACAGTGGCCGTGGCCAGCAAGTGTGCCCGCGCCGCCGTCTGTGACAGCGCCGCCCTTGCGGCCTGGGACAAATACCAATGGCATCAGGAACTGCAGGGCATACGCACCAAAGAGGGCAATGCCAGCATACCGCTGTTGCAAAACGCCGTTGGCTGCGTGTCCGTGGCCAACAACCTGATGACGGTGACCTTGTCCTGGGAGGGCATTCAGGCCACCTCAGACGGGGCCATAGACGGTAACTGCGGCACGGCGTCAACCCGTCGGCGCCAGTTGCAGGTTAAGAGCGTGGTGTGGTGA
- the ispH gene encoding 4-hydroxy-3-methylbut-2-enyl diphosphate reductase — MQVLLANPRGFCAGVDRAISIVERALELFGAPIYVRHEVVHNKYVVGSLRDRGAVFVDELSEVPDDAIVIFSAHGVSQAVRNEAKDRGLRVFDATCPLVTKVHMEVARASKKGMETILIGHAGHPEVEGTMGQYHSPQGGIYLVESPADVAKLEVKDAANLCFVTQTTLSVDDTSDVIDALRARWPEIEGPRKDDICYATQNRQDAVRALAHQAKVVLVVGAKNSSNSNRLRELAEKVGACAYLIDTADDIEQSWLEGAEAVGVTAGASAPEILVQQVISKLKGWGGTDVVETQGREENIVFAVPAELR, encoded by the coding sequence ATGCAAGTGCTCCTCGCCAACCCCCGTGGCTTTTGCGCCGGTGTGGACCGGGCCATCAGCATAGTCGAGCGGGCCCTGGAACTGTTCGGTGCCCCCATCTATGTTCGCCATGAAGTGGTGCATAACAAGTATGTGGTGGGGAGCCTGCGGGATCGCGGCGCCGTGTTCGTGGACGAACTCAGTGAAGTGCCGGACGACGCCATCGTCATCTTCAGCGCCCACGGGGTATCCCAGGCGGTGCGCAACGAAGCAAAAGACCGTGGCTTACGGGTGTTCGACGCCACCTGCCCCTTGGTGACCAAGGTACATATGGAAGTGGCCCGTGCCTCCAAGAAGGGCATGGAGACCATCCTTATCGGCCATGCCGGCCACCCGGAAGTGGAAGGCACCATGGGTCAATACCATAGCCCCCAAGGGGGTATCTACCTGGTGGAATCCCCGGCCGATGTAGCCAAGCTGGAGGTCAAGGACGCCGCCAACCTGTGCTTTGTCACCCAAACCACACTGTCGGTGGACGACACCTCCGATGTCATCGACGCCCTGCGCGCCCGTTGGCCGGAAATCGAAGGGCCCCGTAAAGACGACATCTGCTACGCCACCCAGAACCGTCAAGACGCAGTGCGTGCCCTGGCCCACCAGGCCAAGGTGGTGTTGGTGGTGGGTGCCAAGAACTCCTCCAACTCCAACCGTTTGCGGGAACTGGCCGAAAAGGTGGGTGCCTGTGCTTATCTTATCGATACTGCCGATGACATAGAGCAAAGCTGGTTGGAAGGGGCTGAAGCCGTGGGGGTGACAGCGGGCGCTTCGGCACCGGAGATCCTGGTGCAGCAGGTGATCAGCAAGCTCAAAGGCTGGGGGGGCACCGATGTGGTGGAAACCCAAGGCAGGGAAGAGAACATCGTCTTTGCGGTGCCAGCAGAGCTGCGCTGA
- the fkpB gene encoding FKBP-type peptidyl-prolyl cis-trans isomerase, with amino-acid sequence MSNPIGQQSEVIMHFTIKLSDGSAADSTKVNGKPAKFRMGDGSLTENFEKCLLGLTPGEQKSFVLEPKDAFGEPNPDNIYHVDRAKFADEVPEEGAVMLFEQPNGAEIPGIIRAVAGDSVTVDFNHPLAGQTLTFEVEVLEVNP; translated from the coding sequence ATGAGCAACCCTATCGGTCAACAAAGTGAAGTGATCATGCACTTCACCATCAAACTCAGCGACGGCAGCGCCGCCGACAGCACCAAGGTCAACGGCAAGCCGGCCAAGTTCCGCATGGGCGACGGCAGCCTGACCGAGAACTTCGAGAAATGCCTGCTGGGCCTGACGCCCGGTGAGCAAAAGAGTTTCGTGCTGGAACCCAAAGACGCCTTCGGCGAACCCAACCCCGACAACATCTACCATGTAGACAGGGCCAAGTTTGCCGACGAGGTGCCGGAAGAAGGTGCCGTGATGCTGTTCGAACAGCCCAACGGCGCAGAGATCCCCGGCATCATCCGCGCCGTGGCCGGTGATTCGGTCACCGTCGATTTCAACCACCCCCTGGCAGGCCAGACCCTGACCTTCGAGGTGGAAGTCCTGGAGGTAAATCCCTGA
- the lspA gene encoding signal peptidase II, which yields MMSSGLRWLWLTVVVIAVDLATKYAVLGAFRLYDSKVITGFFNLTYVRNYGAAFSFLSDAGGWQRWFFTILAVVVCAALLVWMRRLPATDKLQGGGSALIIGGALGNLYDRMMHGYVVDFLDFHLGQWSWPAFNVADSAICVGALMLVLASFRSEDKAK from the coding sequence ATGATGTCTTCAGGTCTTCGCTGGCTATGGTTGACGGTGGTGGTGATCGCCGTCGACCTGGCCACCAAATATGCGGTACTGGGCGCCTTTCGTCTTTACGACAGCAAGGTGATCACCGGCTTTTTCAACCTGACCTACGTGCGTAACTACGGCGCCGCCTTCTCCTTTCTGAGCGACGCAGGCGGCTGGCAGCGCTGGTTTTTCACCATCCTGGCGGTGGTGGTGTGCGCGGCCCTGCTGGTGTGGATGCGCCGCCTGCCGGCGACCGACAAGCTGCAAGGGGGCGGTAGCGCCCTTATCATCGGCGGCGCCCTTGGCAACCTCTACGACCGTATGATGCACGGTTATGTGGTGGATTTTCTGGACTTCCACCTGGGCCAATGGAGCTGGCCTGCCTTCAACGTGGCGGACTCCGCCATCTGTGTCGGTGCCCTGATGCTGGTGCTGGCCTCTTTTCGCAGTGAAGACAAGGCAAAATGA